From Sporosarcina sp. Marseille-Q4943, the proteins below share one genomic window:
- the gatC gene encoding Asp-tRNA(Asn)/Glu-tRNA(Gln) amidotransferase subunit GatC, protein MTKFTAEDVQYFANFARIAFSDQEAEVFSEIISDLVEFGDVLKEVDTTNVEPMTHPLQLFNVLREDVPQDILDRDEMLASVKEHEDGMIKVPNIL, encoded by the coding sequence ATGACGAAATTTACGGCAGAAGACGTACAATACTTCGCGAATTTTGCAAGAATCGCCTTTTCGGATCAAGAGGCGGAAGTGTTTTCTGAAATCATTTCCGATCTTGTAGAATTTGGAGATGTATTAAAAGAAGTGGATACAACTAATGTTGAGCCGATGACTCATCCGTTGCAGCTTTTCAATGTGCTCCGAGAAGATGTCCCGCAAGATATCCTGGATCGGGACGAAATGTTGGCTAGCGTAAAAGAGCATGAAGACGGAATGATCAAAGTTCCGAATATCCTGTGA
- a CDS encoding CamS family sex pheromone protein, which translates to MKRLFVLSIISAVLLLGGCLPSIGPEKEEVIQENEELIEETVMIPDVQLNDDFYKVLTPLKKSATRGLVVSNIYTKYDIQEAEEGLIRLSAQHFDTKNYLFQEGQYIDTATASAWLARSSTNKEGLNPPENEGGDAEETPIYLAHIIEQNYLTLTDEKKVRLSGISIGLALNSVYYERGGKETTISDKELEKQGIAMADKIVSRMRAKEGLQDIPIVVGLFKQEKRNAIVPGTYFATAFADKGKSAPSGWKEVNERYVLFPAPADIDNYREINTTFSNFKQDIDEYFPSFVNVIGKGFFKDNRMQSISIDIPIQFFGKSEVIGFTQFLTSHIIKYFPNIDVEVSVTSVNGPEALIVKEAGDDEPFVHIYGY; encoded by the coding sequence ATGAAAAGGCTATTTGTGTTATCCATCATCTCAGCCGTCCTATTGTTGGGCGGCTGTCTACCGTCAATCGGACCCGAGAAAGAGGAAGTCATACAGGAAAATGAGGAACTGATCGAAGAAACTGTCATGATTCCCGATGTTCAACTGAACGACGATTTTTACAAGGTGCTCACCCCTCTCAAAAAAAGCGCGACCCGGGGTCTTGTAGTGAGCAATATATATACAAAATACGACATCCAGGAAGCTGAAGAAGGGCTGATCCGTTTATCCGCCCAGCATTTCGACACAAAAAACTATCTCTTCCAGGAAGGCCAGTATATTGACACAGCTACAGCGAGCGCATGGCTTGCCAGAAGTTCAACAAATAAAGAGGGCTTGAATCCACCTGAAAATGAAGGGGGAGATGCAGAGGAGACCCCGATCTATTTGGCGCATATTATCGAGCAAAACTATTTGACGCTGACGGACGAGAAGAAAGTGCGTTTATCCGGCATATCGATCGGGCTTGCCTTGAATTCCGTCTATTATGAAAGAGGCGGGAAAGAGACGACGATATCTGACAAGGAACTTGAAAAGCAAGGCATCGCCATGGCGGACAAAATCGTCAGCAGGATGCGTGCGAAAGAAGGGTTACAAGACATTCCGATTGTGGTAGGCCTGTTTAAACAGGAAAAAAGGAATGCGATCGTCCCGGGAACGTATTTCGCAACTGCATTTGCCGACAAAGGAAAATCAGCGCCGTCCGGATGGAAAGAAGTGAATGAGCGGTATGTATTGTTTCCCGCTCCTGCGGATATCGACAATTACCGCGAAATCAATACGACTTTCAGCAATTTCAAACAAGATATCGATGAATATTTTCCGAGCTTCGTCAATGTGATCGGGAAAGGTTTTTTCAAAGACAACCGGATGCAATCCATTTCCATCGACATACCGATTCAATTTTTTGGGAAGAGTGAAGTCATCGGTTTCACACAATTTTTGACTTCGCACATCATCAAGTATTTTCCGAATATCGATGTCGAAGTGAGCGTCACCTCGGTGAACGGCCCCGAGGCGTTGATCGTCAAGGAAGCCGGGGACGATGAACCGTTTGTCCATATTTATGGATATTGA
- the ligA gene encoding NAD-dependent DNA ligase LigA, protein MDRNIDRNAVEKRVQELNDLLKEYGHAYYVLDRPIVPDSVYDSLMQELLSIEAENPDLIYPDSPTQRVGGEVLESFSKVVHEYPMLSLSNAFNEEDIRDFDRRVQAGTGKATYICELKIDGLAVSLKYENGTFIQGSTRGDGTVGEDITANLKTIRTVPLKLAEPVTIEVRGEAYMPKKSFMRLNEARDENGEEPFANPRNAAAGSLRQLDPKIAASRNLAVFIYGVGGDGTAYGQDSHSDSLDYLASIGFETNTNSKRCKTIEEVLEYIESWQERRQDLDYEIDGIVIKVDSYEDQEQLGFTAKSPRWATAYKFPAEEVHTKLLDIELSVGRTGVVTPTAILEPVRVAGTTVARASLHNEDLIREKDIRIGDAVVIRKAGDIIPEVVSVLIEQRQGNKEPYHMPDNCPVCDSELVRIEGEVALRCVNPQCPAQMKEALIHFVSRNAMNIEGIGERVVNQLYTSGLVHDVSDLYCLTKEQLLTLERMGEKSATNLLTAIEASKANSLEKLLFGLGIRHVGEKAAHILSEEFGTMDEIAKADADRLTSIHEIGDKVADAVITFFNNEDVLEVIGKLKTYGVNMEYKGRTRQELPTEGPFAGKTIVLTGKLSILTRNEAKERIEALGGKVSGSVSKKTDLVIAGEDAGSKLAKAEELGITVWNETELVDALGEKE, encoded by the coding sequence ATGGATCGAAACATAGATCGAAATGCAGTTGAAAAACGTGTGCAGGAGCTCAATGATCTGCTCAAAGAGTATGGGCACGCTTATTATGTGCTGGACCGGCCGATTGTGCCCGATTCCGTCTATGACAGCCTCATGCAGGAGTTACTCTCGATTGAGGCCGAAAATCCGGACTTGATCTACCCCGATTCACCGACACAGCGGGTTGGCGGGGAAGTCCTCGAAAGCTTCAGCAAAGTCGTCCATGAGTATCCGATGCTGAGTCTATCGAACGCGTTCAACGAAGAAGACATCCGCGACTTCGACAGACGGGTGCAAGCGGGGACGGGAAAAGCCACTTATATTTGCGAGCTGAAGATCGACGGGCTTGCCGTTTCATTGAAATATGAAAATGGGACGTTCATCCAAGGTTCGACGCGAGGGGACGGGACGGTCGGTGAGGATATCACCGCGAATTTGAAGACGATCCGCACCGTTCCGCTGAAGCTTGCCGAACCGGTTACAATCGAAGTCCGCGGGGAAGCGTACATGCCGAAGAAATCTTTCATGAGATTGAATGAAGCACGGGATGAAAATGGGGAAGAGCCGTTTGCGAACCCACGGAATGCAGCAGCAGGATCACTCCGGCAGCTAGATCCGAAAATAGCCGCGAGCCGCAATCTTGCCGTATTCATTTATGGAGTCGGCGGGGATGGCACGGCTTACGGACAGGACAGCCATTCCGATTCGCTCGATTATCTTGCGTCGATCGGCTTCGAGACGAATACGAATAGCAAGCGGTGCAAAACAATCGAGGAAGTTCTCGAATATATAGAGTCCTGGCAGGAACGCAGACAGGACCTTGATTATGAAATCGACGGAATCGTCATTAAAGTGGACAGCTATGAAGATCAGGAGCAACTCGGCTTCACGGCGAAAAGTCCGCGCTGGGCGACCGCCTATAAATTCCCTGCGGAAGAAGTGCATACGAAGCTGCTCGACATCGAATTGAGCGTCGGCAGGACAGGGGTCGTCACACCGACTGCCATTTTGGAACCGGTCCGTGTTGCTGGAACGACGGTTGCAAGGGCTTCCCTCCATAATGAGGACCTCATCCGTGAAAAGGATATCCGGATCGGAGATGCAGTCGTCATCCGCAAGGCGGGGGATATCATTCCCGAAGTCGTCTCTGTATTGATCGAACAGCGACAAGGGAATAAAGAACCGTATCATATGCCCGACAATTGCCCTGTCTGCGATTCCGAACTCGTCAGGATCGAAGGGGAAGTGGCGCTCCGTTGCGTCAATCCTCAATGCCCTGCGCAGATGAAGGAAGCGCTCATCCATTTCGTATCACGGAACGCAATGAATATTGAAGGAATCGGCGAGCGTGTCGTCAATCAGTTGTATACATCCGGGCTTGTCCATGATGTTTCAGATCTTTACTGTTTGACGAAGGAACAGCTGTTGACGCTTGAGCGGATGGGAGAGAAGTCCGCAACGAATTTATTGACAGCCATTGAAGCATCCAAGGCCAACTCGTTGGAGAAGCTACTGTTCGGCCTTGGCATCCGACATGTCGGTGAAAAGGCGGCACATATATTGTCCGAGGAATTCGGCACTATGGACGAAATCGCAAAAGCAGATGCAGATCGGCTTACATCAATACATGAGATCGGCGACAAAGTGGCAGATGCGGTCATTACATTCTTCAATAATGAAGATGTCTTGGAAGTGATCGGCAAGCTGAAAACGTACGGCGTCAATATGGAATACAAAGGCAGAACGCGCCAGGAGCTTCCGACTGAAGGTCCTTTCGCCGGGAAAACGATCGTGTTGACAGGCAAGCTTTCGATACTGACGCGTAATGAAGCGAAAGAGCGGATTGAAGCGCTTGGCGGGAAAGTGAGCGGGAGCGTCAGCAAAAAGACGGATCTCGTCATAGCCGGGGAAGATGCCGGATCGAAGCTTGCGAAGGCGGAGGAACTCGGAATCACGGTGTGGAACGAAACAGAGTTGGTCGACGCGCTCGGCGAAAAGGAGTAA
- the pcrA gene encoding DNA helicase PcrA, which produces MKEIAENLLAGMNPEQARAVKKTEGPLLIMAGAGSGKTRVLTHRIAYLIVEKGVYPSQVLAITFTNKAAREMRDRIDGLLGPGTGERMWVSTFHSMCVRILRRDIDRIGISKNFTILDSSDQLTVIKNVLKERNLDPKQYDPRAMLGAISSAKNECIDAETYSAQINPHNPYEKTIAGIYESYTKKLRQNQSLDFDDLIMMTLKLFERVPEVLEFYQNKFQYIHVDEYQDTNNAQYRLVKMLAAKFRNLCVVGDSDQSIYRWRGADIGNILSFEKDYKDATVILLEQNYRSTKTILQAANDVIQNNRSRYDKKLRTENDEGDSIVVYKANDEKDESQFIVQQIIELKERDNLTLDQFAILYRTNAQSRVIEEYLVKSNLEYTIVGGTKFYDRKEIKDLLAYLRLIANNDDDLALARIINEPKRSIGATSFERMAQFAIENERSVFDALQEVHFMGLTARAANEAVKFRDMINGFTQMQEYLSVSELVEQVLEKTGYRDMLLREKTIESESRLENIEEFLSVTEAFEKRAEEEEGDRSLVAFLTDLALIADIDSLDKEENQSTEKIVLMTMHAAKGLEFPVVFVIGMEENIFPHARSIGDDEEMEEERRLAYVAITRAERRLYLTCASYRTLFGRSSINNPSRFLNEISDDIIEMTSNQRQGFSYGGFGWENKPVRPAVKRPAYNASGGEKMGWKAGDKATHKTWGTGMVVSVKGKEDDLELDIAFPEPVGIKRLLAKFAPIEKA; this is translated from the coding sequence ATGAAGGAAATCGCGGAAAATCTGCTTGCAGGCATGAATCCTGAACAAGCCCGCGCAGTGAAAAAGACGGAAGGCCCGCTGCTGATCATGGCAGGCGCGGGTTCCGGAAAGACGAGGGTGCTTACCCACCGGATCGCCTACTTGATCGTTGAAAAAGGCGTATACCCTTCCCAAGTATTAGCGATTACATTTACGAACAAGGCAGCACGTGAAATGCGCGACCGGATCGATGGCCTGCTCGGACCGGGTACCGGAGAACGGATGTGGGTTTCGACATTCCACTCGATGTGCGTCCGCATATTACGGAGGGACATCGACCGCATCGGAATTTCGAAAAACTTTACGATCCTCGATTCCTCCGACCAATTGACGGTCATAAAAAATGTGCTGAAAGAGCGCAATCTCGATCCGAAGCAGTACGATCCGCGGGCAATGCTCGGGGCCATCAGCTCGGCGAAAAACGAATGCATCGACGCGGAAACATATTCTGCGCAAATCAATCCGCATAATCCTTATGAAAAGACGATTGCAGGCATCTATGAAAGCTATACGAAAAAGCTAAGACAAAACCAATCGCTCGATTTTGACGACCTCATCATGATGACTCTCAAATTATTTGAACGCGTCCCTGAAGTCCTCGAGTTTTATCAAAATAAATTCCAATATATCCATGTCGATGAATATCAGGATACGAACAATGCACAATACCGCCTCGTTAAAATGCTCGCTGCGAAGTTCCGCAACCTTTGCGTCGTCGGCGATTCCGATCAATCGATCTACAGATGGCGCGGCGCGGACATCGGCAACATCCTTTCATTCGAAAAGGATTACAAAGATGCAACCGTCATTTTACTCGAGCAAAATTACCGTTCGACAAAAACGATTTTGCAGGCAGCGAACGACGTCATCCAAAACAACCGGAGCCGCTACGACAAGAAGCTCCGTACGGAAAATGACGAGGGAGATTCGATCGTTGTGTATAAGGCGAACGATGAGAAAGATGAATCCCAGTTTATCGTTCAGCAAATCATCGAGCTGAAAGAACGCGATAACTTGACGCTAGACCAGTTCGCGATTCTTTACCGCACGAACGCCCAATCCCGAGTCATCGAGGAATATCTCGTGAAATCCAATCTGGAATATACAATTGTCGGCGGCACGAAGTTCTATGACCGGAAAGAAATCAAAGACTTGCTCGCCTATTTGCGGCTGATCGCGAATAATGATGACGACTTGGCGTTGGCACGGATCATCAACGAACCGAAACGGAGCATCGGCGCGACCTCCTTCGAGAGGATGGCGCAATTTGCGATTGAAAATGAGCGGTCGGTTTTCGATGCTTTGCAGGAGGTCCATTTCATGGGGCTGACAGCAAGAGCCGCTAACGAAGCGGTGAAGTTCAGGGATATGATCAACGGCTTCACGCAAATGCAAGAATACTTGTCCGTTTCCGAGCTTGTGGAGCAAGTGTTGGAAAAAACGGGCTACCGAGATATGCTTCTACGCGAGAAAACGATTGAATCGGAAAGCAGGCTGGAAAACATCGAGGAATTCCTCTCCGTTACGGAAGCTTTCGAAAAGAGGGCTGAGGAAGAGGAGGGCGACCGTTCGCTCGTCGCGTTCCTGACAGACCTGGCTCTAATTGCCGATATCGATTCGTTGGATAAAGAAGAGAACCAATCGACGGAAAAAATCGTCCTAATGACAATGCATGCCGCTAAAGGACTCGAATTCCCGGTCGTTTTCGTCATCGGCATGGAAGAGAACATCTTCCCGCACGCGAGGTCGATCGGTGACGACGAAGAAATGGAAGAAGAGCGACGGCTTGCCTATGTGGCGATCACCCGTGCGGAGCGCAGACTCTATTTGACGTGCGCATCGTACAGGACATTGTTCGGCCGCTCAAGTATTAACAACCCATCCCGTTTCTTAAACGAGATTTCAGACGACATAATCGAAATGACATCGAATCAACGTCAAGGCTTTTCTTACGGTGGATTCGGATGGGAGAACAAACCTGTGCGACCAGCTGTGAAAAGGCCAGCTTATAATGCGAGCGGCGGAGAGAAGATGGGCTGGAAGGCCGGCGACAAAGCGACCCACAAAACGTGGGGGACAGGCATGGTCGTCAGCGTCAAAGGGAAAGAAGACGATCTTGAGCTCGATATCGCATTCCCGGAACCGGTTGGCATCAAGCGGCTCCTTGCCAAATTCGCACCGATAGAAAAAGCGTAG
- a CDS encoding heptaprenylglyceryl phosphate synthase, whose amino-acid sequence MDYKNWRHAFKVDPAKQLTDEELEQLAESGTDGIIIGGTDGITLENVLDLLARIRRYSVPVALEVSTVESVSMGFDYYFIPTVLNSTDAKWVNGIHHAALKEYGHMMDWDEVVAEGYVIVNTDCKAAHLTGVNEAPDEEDVIAYARMAEHLFKLPVFYLEYSGMLGDPAIVKAASRVLDNTRLFYGGGIRNAEDATMMAKLADTVIVGNIIYEDLKAALSTVEAVKSVSH is encoded by the coding sequence ATGGATTATAAAAATTGGCGCCACGCATTTAAAGTGGACCCTGCAAAACAATTGACGGACGAAGAGCTCGAACAGCTAGCAGAATCCGGAACGGACGGCATTATTATCGGCGGTACGGATGGCATAACCCTTGAAAACGTCCTCGACCTGCTAGCGCGCATCAGACGGTACTCGGTGCCGGTGGCGCTTGAAGTGTCGACTGTTGAATCGGTGTCGATGGGATTCGATTATTATTTCATCCCGACGGTCCTGAATTCGACAGATGCAAAATGGGTGAACGGCATCCATCATGCCGCATTGAAGGAATATGGCCATATGATGGATTGGGATGAGGTCGTCGCGGAAGGCTATGTAATCGTCAACACCGATTGCAAAGCGGCGCATCTTACCGGCGTCAATGAAGCTCCAGATGAAGAGGATGTCATCGCCTATGCGCGGATGGCGGAGCATCTGTTCAAGCTGCCGGTATTTTATTTGGAATATAGCGGAATGCTCGGAGATCCGGCCATTGTGAAGGCGGCCTCGCGTGTTCTTGACAATACGAGGTTATTTTACGGCGGCGGGATCCGCAACGCGGAAGACGCAACAATGATGGCAAAGCTTGCGGATACAGTTATTGTCGGCAATATTATTTACGAAGATTTGAAAGCTGCCCTTTCAACGGTCGAAGCAGTGAAATCAGTATCCCATTGA
- a CDS encoding YerC/YecD family TrpR-related protein: protein MQIDKIRSEQTDQLFKAILELKDLEECYMFFDDLATMSELQSLAQRLEVAHALRQKKTYDRIQNETGASTATISRVRRCVDYGSGGYNTVLDRLYPELAENKDKK, encoded by the coding sequence ATGCAAATCGATAAAATCCGAAGTGAACAAACGGATCAGCTGTTCAAAGCCATTTTGGAATTGAAGGATTTAGAAGAATGCTATATGTTCTTCGACGACCTTGCGACGATGAGTGAGCTGCAATCGTTGGCTCAACGTTTGGAAGTCGCGCATGCATTGAGGCAGAAAAAAACATATGACCGGATTCAAAATGAAACCGGTGCGAGCACTGCGACAATTTCAAGAGTAAGACGTTGCGTCGATTACGGATCCGGCGGCTATAACACCGTGTTGGACCGCCTCTATCCGGAGCTTGCGGAGAATAAAGATAAGAAGTGA
- a CDS encoding DUF3048 domain-containing protein, giving the protein MKGKKRGWLLALAIMLLLLSACSKKEKAGAEEIVPEPEEIEEIEVEEPVEEPEEGGALLYRAPFTGVSTEEENWARPVLATINNHPLARPQSGISQADIVYEFMAEGNVTRFLALFQSELPETVGPIRSARDYFIYLSKGMDAFYVAHGYSPDAQKLLANRYVDNVNGMQYDGTLFKRSTDRKAPHNSYITGENIMAAMEKVGASDEIAKVPPFTFHESVEDAKIGDSASMIVVRFSSNKDFINTFSYDPETDTYNRMVNGILTLDKANGEQVGLSNLIVMEANHRTIDSVGRQSVDIESGGKAMLFQAGSVKELEWKNVDGFLVPMENGVPAKLVPGKTWIHIIPTYSGISKSVTYTP; this is encoded by the coding sequence ATGAAAGGGAAAAAGAGAGGATGGCTGCTAGCCTTAGCCATCATGTTGCTGTTGCTGTCAGCGTGTTCAAAAAAAGAGAAAGCCGGCGCGGAAGAGATTGTACCGGAGCCGGAAGAGATAGAAGAAATCGAAGTTGAAGAGCCCGTAGAAGAGCCTGAGGAAGGGGGGGCGCTCCTTTACCGGGCGCCGTTCACCGGCGTGTCGACCGAGGAGGAGAATTGGGCAAGGCCTGTACTCGCCACGATCAATAACCACCCACTTGCTAGGCCGCAATCAGGAATCAGTCAGGCGGACATCGTCTATGAATTTATGGCGGAAGGGAATGTCACAAGGTTTTTAGCGTTGTTCCAAAGCGAGCTGCCGGAGACGGTCGGCCCGATCCGAAGCGCGCGTGACTATTTCATTTATCTATCAAAAGGGATGGACGCATTTTACGTAGCGCACGGCTATAGCCCCGATGCGCAGAAGCTGTTGGCGAACAGATATGTCGACAATGTGAATGGCATGCAATATGACGGAACTTTATTCAAAAGATCCACTGATCGTAAAGCTCCCCATAATTCGTATATAACCGGCGAGAACATAATGGCTGCGATGGAGAAGGTCGGTGCATCCGACGAAATCGCGAAGGTTCCTCCATTTACTTTCCATGAATCGGTTGAGGATGCTAAAATAGGAGATAGCGCATCAATGATCGTCGTCCGCTTCAGCTCCAACAAAGATTTCATTAACACATTTTCCTATGATCCGGAAACGGATACGTACAACCGGATGGTGAATGGAATCCTGACGCTGGATAAAGCGAACGGAGAACAAGTCGGGCTGTCCAACCTCATCGTCATGGAAGCGAACCATCGTACGATCGACAGCGTCGGAAGACAATCAGTCGATATCGAAAGCGGCGGAAAGGCAATGCTGTTCCAGGCAGGCTCCGTGAAAGAGCTGGAGTGGAAAAACGTCGATGGATTCCTCGTGCCGATGGAAAATGGAGTTCCCGCAAAGTTAGTTCCCGGCAAGACGTGGATTCATATCATCCCTACGTATTCGGGAATTTCAAAGTCTGTCACATACACACCTTAA
- a CDS encoding adenine deaminase C-terminal domain-containing protein, with product MWEQREIQRQIEIINGKIAPDIIIQNATYLHSIFKKWVTGNIWITGDRIVYVGERMPAMTEGAEIVDALNKRIVPGYIEPHVHPFQLYNPETFADYAGKLGTTTFLSDNLTFFLLLGNERAFKLIDQLNELPFSFYWWARFDSQTILQNEREVFNIEAISEWLQRDDVLMGGELTGWPRLMNGDPDMAAAVARAKQAGKKIEGHFPGASERTLARMKLLGVDGDHEAMTIEEVETRLLQGYAVTLRHSSIRPDLPDLLKGVLDKELDVFDHLMMTTDGSTPSFHLDGVMDKCIQVALDAGVKPIDAYLMASYNVACYYGIDDKHGIIATGRYATLNFLTDEKNPVPSDVLSKGKWLKRENASTARFKQVDWSLVPDFEPDFDLDEKEFDFKDAVGIEMVNDVITKPYEVTLDASMDKLTNEHDESFLMLIDRNGKWRVNTFIKGFADRVQGFASSYSNTGDIILIGKDKKAMLLAFREMKRLKGGMVLIEDGEVAASIPLSIGGGLSAEHMDVLIEQESALKRALAERGYKHGDAVYTFLFLQSTHLPYIRATQVGLYQVMKNEVIIPATER from the coding sequence ATGTGGGAACAACGAGAAATACAACGGCAAATTGAAATTATCAACGGTAAAATAGCACCGGATATCATCATTCAAAATGCAACGTATCTCCATTCCATTTTCAAAAAATGGGTGACAGGAAATATTTGGATTACAGGCGATCGGATTGTCTATGTAGGGGAAAGAATGCCGGCCATGACGGAAGGCGCGGAAATCGTTGACGCGCTCAATAAAAGAATCGTTCCCGGCTATATCGAGCCGCACGTCCATCCGTTCCAGCTATACAATCCTGAAACGTTTGCCGACTATGCGGGCAAGCTTGGAACGACGACGTTCCTCTCGGACAACTTGACGTTCTTCCTGCTTCTTGGAAATGAAAGGGCATTTAAACTGATCGACCAATTGAATGAGCTGCCGTTTTCATTTTATTGGTGGGCTAGGTTTGATTCCCAAACGATTTTGCAAAATGAACGGGAAGTGTTCAATATAGAGGCGATTTCTGAATGGTTACAGCGGGACGATGTGCTCATGGGCGGGGAGCTGACAGGGTGGCCGCGCCTTATGAACGGTGATCCGGATATGGCGGCGGCTGTTGCCCGTGCGAAACAAGCTGGGAAAAAGATTGAAGGCCATTTCCCGGGGGCTTCTGAGCGGACGCTTGCGAGGATGAAACTGCTCGGGGTGGATGGCGATCATGAAGCGATGACGATCGAAGAAGTGGAAACACGCTTATTGCAAGGATATGCCGTGACACTTCGCCATTCATCGATCCGTCCTGACTTGCCGGATTTATTGAAAGGCGTACTCGACAAAGAGTTGGACGTATTCGACCATCTTATGATGACGACGGACGGCTCGACGCCTTCCTTCCATCTCGACGGCGTCATGGACAAATGCATCCAAGTGGCGCTCGATGCGGGAGTGAAGCCGATCGACGCGTATTTGATGGCATCTTATAATGTTGCGTGCTACTACGGTATCGATGATAAACATGGCATCATTGCGACAGGAAGATACGCGACGCTCAATTTCCTCACGGATGAAAAGAATCCTGTGCCGTCGGATGTCCTATCGAAAGGGAAATGGCTGAAACGCGAAAACGCGTCGACAGCACGGTTCAAGCAAGTCGATTGGTCGCTCGTCCCAGACTTCGAACCGGACTTCGATCTGGATGAGAAGGAGTTTGATTTCAAAGATGCAGTCGGCATTGAAATGGTGAATGACGTCATTACGAAGCCTTACGAAGTGACGCTTGACGCATCTATGGACAAGCTTACCAATGAGCATGATGAAAGCTTCCTCATGCTGATCGATCGTAATGGAAAGTGGCGGGTGAATACATTCATTAAAGGTTTTGCAGACCGAGTTCAAGGTTTTGCGTCCTCCTATTCCAACACTGGCGATATTATCCTCATTGGGAAGGACAAAAAGGCGATGCTGCTCGCTTTCCGGGAAATGAAGCGATTGAAGGGCGGCATGGTGCTCATTGAAGATGGGGAAGTTGCCGCATCCATCCCCCTTAGTATTGGCGGGGGGCTATCGGCGGAGCATATGGATGTTTTGATTGAACAGGAAAGTGCTCTTAAAAGAGCGTTGGCGGAACGGGGATACAAGCATGGCGATGCGGTGTACACATTCCTGTTCCTGCAGTCGACCCATTTGCCATACATAAGGGCGACACAAGTCGGGCTCTATCAAGTAATGAAAAATGAAGTAATCATTCCGGCGACGGAAAGATAG